Genomic window (Terriglobus sp. TAA 43):
AGGCGAACCGTCGAGTCTCCGAAGGTGTCCACATCTTCGGCGCCCTGAATCTGGCACCAGCCTTTGCATGGCCGGGCGCAGCAATGTTTGAGCATTCCTTCTGTGGCTTTCTGCACCTGTTGTTGGACGGACATCCGTCCATCCTTATGCCCATCCTCAAGGTCTACCTGCCCACCTTGGGCGTTCTCCTGATGGTGGCCTTCTTCGCGCGAGTATGGAAAATGCCGCGTGCGAACCAGGTCTTGTTCATTGCGCTGGCCTGCGTCTCAGCGCCTACCATGTCGTTGGATTACACGCTAGAACTGCTCTACATCCCGTTCGCATGGATCGTGCTGGCGATTGCGGAATCTGCCATGGAAGGCAGACGCATTCCCGGAGCAACCGCCACCATGGCCTGCTTCGCTCTGGTCCTCTCTCCGGAGTTGTTCATTTACATCGGTGGCCGGGATCTCTATGGTCAGTCAAAATCCGTTGTTCTGGCCGTTATGTTCTTCCTTGCTTTGCGCTATCCCTTTGCAGATGGCAACGATGCGGCCTTAACCGATGTACAGCATGAACAGAAGTCCGCACCCTTTGCAGTGACCCCGTTACCCGGTGCTTCAAGACCCTAAATGCCCGCGGATCTGGCCAACGCCCACCCGTAGAGTGCTACCCTGAAAGTCCATGGGTAACGAAACACTGAAAGTAATCCCGCTGGGCGGTCTGGGCGAGTTCGGTATGAACTGCATGGCCATCCAGTGGAAGGACGACATCATCGTCATCGACGCCGGCCTGATGTTCCCCGAGGACGACCTCCTCGGCGTTGACATTGTTGTGCCCGACATCACCTTCCTGCTGGAAAACCGCGAAAAGGTCCGCGGCATCGTCCTCACGCACGGCCACGAGGACCACATCGGCGGTCTGCCCCGCATCCTGTCGCAGTTGAACGTGCCCGTCTACGGTACCGAGTTCACGCTGACCTACGTGGAAGGCAAGCTCGAAGAGCACAAGCTGCTGGACGACGCTGACCTAATCGAGATGCTGCCCGGCGAGAGCTTCGTCCTGGGGCCGTTCAAGATTTCGCCCATCCGCGTTACCCATTCGCTGGTGGACTGCGTTGCGCTGGCCATCCGCACGCCCGTAGGCACCATCGTCCATACCGGCGACTTCAAGATCGACCTCAGCTCGCCCGATGGCAAGCCCTTCGATCTGCACTCCTTCGCGGAACTGGGCAAAGAAGGCGTCCTGCTGCTGCTGCAGGACAGCACCAACTGCGACCGCCCCGGCTACACGCCCGGCGAGCTCGCCGTGAAGCCGCGCCTGGACGAAATTTTTGCGCGCACGGAGAAGCGCCTCTTCTTCTCCTGCTTCTCGTCGTCCATCCACCGTATCAAGCTGGCGATGGAGCTGGCGCACAAGCATGGCCGCAAGGTCGCGCTCATCGGCCGTTCCATGGACAATTCCACGGAAATCGCGATGGATCTGGGCTACATCGATCCGCCGCAGGGCCTCCTCATCCACAGCGGCCAGATCAAGGAACTGCCGCCGGAACAGGTCTGCGTTCTCATCAGCGGAACGCAGGGCGAACCCATGTCCGCGCTCAGCCGCGCCGCCGTGGACAACCACAAGCACGCCCGCATTGAACCCGGCGACACAGTGCTGTTCTCCTCGCGCGTCATCCCCGGCAACGAGAAGCCCATCTACAACGTCATCGATCACCTCTACCGCCGCAAGGCGAAGGTCATTCACGACGACGGCAAGAGCGGCCTCATCCACGTCAGCGGTCACGCATCGCAGGAAGAACTCCGCCTGATGATCAACCTGCTGCGTCCCAAGTTCTTCGTGCCCGTCCACGGCGACTACCGCCACCTGACGCAGCACGTCGAAATCGCCGTCGGCACCGGCATCCCCGAAAAGGCGATGTTGATCGAAGATGGCGAAGTCCTCGAACTCACCGGGACGTCCATTGAGAAAACCGGCAAGGTCGCCAGCGGACGCATCCTCATCGACTCCGGCTCCACTGCTGACGTCGTGGAAGACATCATCATCCGCGACCGTCGTCACCTGAGCGAAGCGGGCCTCGTCCTCGCCATCATCACCATCGACAAGATGACGGGCAAGCAGGCTGGACCACCGGAGATTGTGACCCGCGGATTTGCGGTGAACGAAGAAGGCATCATGTCCGACGCCCGCAACATCATCGGCCGCACGCTGGAAGAGAGCAGTGCAGAAGAGAAGCGCGACTGGATCCTGATCAAGGAAAAAATCCGCGCCGACCTGAAGCGCTACATCCAGAAAAACACCCAGCGCCGACCGATGATCATGCCGGTGATTTTGGAGATTTGATCCAGTCTGACGTGATGCTGAAGCCTCCTCTAAGATTGGCAATCATCTACGCGGCTAAAGATCGACCGACGCTCGTCACGTCTATGCATTACAACGAAGCAGGCATCTGCTACGAACAGAGTTGCCTGCTCGTAGCAGATGTGGATCAACTGGTTCCAGTGGTCCGCCAGGCTCTTGCAGACTTTTCCATGAAAGATGCTGACCTTCGCCAAGCGAAACTCAGCGACTGGCCTAGCTATCGCGCTTCCGGACTAAAATCCGTTCGTCAATTTCAGAACGAATATCTGCAGATTACCGTTACGGCAACCAATGAAGCGGAGTTGTTCTATGAAGCAGCAACAAAGCCGCATCATGAAAGCGACTTAACACTCAGCGTTCTCATTAACCGTTTTGGAGATGACACGGAAAGTCAGCGCCTGCTTGATAAGCTAGTTAGCTCTTGTTATCAATGGTCGAGAATTTGTACCTACTCGCAATGAACGCCTAGCATCAATACTCCTGAGGGGCGACCATTGAACTTCGACCAAGGCAAACTCTCCCGACGCAAGTTCCTTCGCAACACCGCAGCCAGCGCAGCCGCACTTGCTACGGCACAAGCTGCGCACGCTGCTCCCAAGCCCACGTCAAAGAAGAAGCCGAACATCCTCTGGATCATGTCGGACGAGCACAACTACGCCATCACCGGCGCATACGGCAACACGCTCATCCAGACGCCGCACATCGATTGGCTCGCAGCCAAGGGCATTACGTTCGACACGCATTACTGCAATTCCCCGCTATGCGTACCGTCGCGAGCATCGCTGACGGCGGGTAAGTATGCCTCACGCGTGGATGCGTGGGGACTGACCAGCGAACTGCCTGATGCCAACATGCCAACGCTGCCACGCGTGCTGAATGCCGCTGGCTATAAGAGTTATCTCTGCGGCAAGCAGCATTACGACTACACGCGTCGCTACGGATTCATTGAGTGGGGCGGCAACTTCAACAACAACTACAAGACCGGCGAAGGACATCGCGATGCCGCCACGCATCTGACGCAGGCTTCCCTCTCTGATCGCTTCGAATCGTTCCATCCCGGCGACGATTCCAGCATTATGAATCACGATCAGAAGGTCACCGCGGGCACACTCGATTTCTTCGCGCAGCACAAGGACGCGGACGAGCCGTGGTTCCTCTTCGTTGGCTATCTCGCGCCGCACTTCCCTCTGACCGTGCCGCAGCAATACTTCGATCGTTACAAGGACAAGGTGCCCATGCCGGAGATCCCCGAGGGCTACCTTGATTCGCTACCGCTGAACTACAAGGTGCAACGAGCAGGCTTCCAGGAGCTCGGCGTTCCCGACGCTGTGGTGAAGCAAGGCCGCGAGTGTTATTACGGCCTGACCAACTGGGTGGACGACGAGATTGGCAAAGTACTCGCTGCGCTTGAGGCACATCCGCACATCGCGGAAAACACGATCATCGTCTACAGCAGCGACCACGGCGAAAACCTGGGCGAGCATGGTATGTGGTGGAAGAACAACATGTTTGAAACTGCAGCACGTGTACCGCTCATCGTGAGTTATCCCAGACGCTGGAAGGGTGGCCAACGCCGCAAAGGCGCAAGCTCGCATCTGGACCTGGTGCAGACACTGATTGAAGTGGGCGGCGGCACAGCGCCAAAGGATTGGAACGGCACCTCCATGCTCTCGTGGATGGATAACTCCACGCACAAGTGGAAGGACACAGCCGTCAGTGAGTACTGGGCTCAGTTCACCTCCAGCGGTTATGCCATGATTCGCCAGGGCGACTGGAAATACGTCTACCACTGCGTGATTGACGCGCAGCATCTGGACGAACACGAACTGTACTTCCTTCCCGACGACCCCAAGGAACTGCACAACCTTGCTTCATTGCCCGAACACAAACAACGCATTGCAAACATGCACAAAGTGTTGGTGGCAGAACTCGGACAAGACCCGAATCAGATTGAACAACGCAGTCGCAAGCAGCTTGCCGAGGGCTATCACCGCACCGACCCCAAGCCCAATCCCAAGGCGGGCGAAGCAGGATAGAACGCACTGCGATTTCATCGAAACGCAAGCAATGTTCACGAGATGGGAAGGCGGTAGGTGACGCAGTATCTCAAGAGATGCCGATAATCTTCCCGATCCTGATGAAAGCGCGGGCAGGAATTTCCTTGTTGATACTGACGTACTAACGAAACACCGCATGATTGCTTACGTTTCGTTTTGGTGAATAACGTGCACGCGATCCCTTGAGAATTCAATCCCCCAGGATCGTGACGTATGCACTTATGGACCGAATACGAAGGCAATGTTCTTGCCGGTTATCCCATCCTCCGGCTACTCCGCTCTGAAGGCCGCAGCGCCTTCTTCAGCACCACAACGCCCGATGACCAGCCAGCCCTGCTACGCCTGACCGAGTCACACTTTGATGAAAGCGAACTTGTTGGCCGATGGCGAAAAATCTCTGCCGTCACGCATCCCAATCTGCAGGCCATCAAGCATTGCGGACAGATCACATTTGACGGCGTGCCATTGGCTTGCTGCCTGCTGGAACCCATCGATGCCAGCCTGGCCGACGTGTTGCGTGATCGCCCACTGACACTCGACGAAACCAAAGAAGTAGCAGAAGCCGTGGCGGGTGCGCTCGCCTCACTGCACGCCACAGAACTCATCCATGAGCATCTCGATGCCTCCAACGTCTACGCTCACGGCGAAGTGGTGAAGCTGCGCAGCGATTGCGCCCGTGAATGCATCGGCGACTTTGAAGCAGACACTCCCGAATCACATGACGCTCTGCGCAAGCGCGACGTCCGCGACCTGGGCCTGCTGCTGCTGCGTTGCCTTGCACTGGAATGGCAAGGGCCGGCGTCTATGAAGCTGCCCAGCCCAATGGATCGCATCGTTCCCAACGCGCTCAACGGCACCATAACTGCACAAGGCGTAGTCGACATCCTCAACAACTTGAAGCCTGCTCCCATCGCAAAGCCGGTGACTGTTGCCGCTGCAGTTGCGAATGAGCAGCCATCCAACACCGTCAAACCACAGCCCGCTTCGCAAAGCGCGGCGAACTCTCCCGATGCGGTGCTCGGAGCTTTGGCAAACCGAGAAGTATCCGCAAAGACTGCTGCATCAGAACCACGTCGCACCCAACCATCCGCAACAAAGTCAGACGATCCATTCGACGTGGGTCTCGGTAGCCTGCGCAATGAACCGCGCTATCAGGCAGGCACAGAGTCCGCAGCATCCGCGATGTGGAAGCGAATGCGCCCCCTCATGCCGCGTCCCATCAGCCGCAAAGCCTATGCAATCTCCGGCTCGCTCGCAGCACTATTTGCTGTCGTCCTCTGGGTGACCTTCCACAACAGCGAACCAACGCCTTCAGAAACGCACGCTGCCGTAGTGGCGCAAGCGCCTGTGGAAGCACAGCCTCAACCCGCACAACCAGCCGCGACCAACACACCTGCACCTTCCGCAACGACTTCGCTGCTCACATCAACCGCGCAAGCAGGCTGGCGCGTGATCGCCTACACCTACAACCACGAACAACAGGCGCAGGCGAAAGCTATGCAACTGCAGCAGAAGTACATGGGTCTGCAACCGCAGGTCTTCTCCCCCACAGGTCACGCGCCATACTTCGTTGCACTGGGCGGCCCTCTGGATTCATCCAGCGCATTTGCACTCCGCAACCGCGCCCGTCAATCCGGCCTACCCAGAGACACCTACGCCCGCAACTTCTAAACACATCACAGACGCAGAACACAACGGCGGCCCACAAGGGCCGCCTTCGTTATTGACTAAACTGCAAGCAAAATCGCGATATCATCTGGTTCTCAACAAACAACCTTCGATGGAAGTAGCCAAGGAGTCATCCTTGCATTTCACAACCACTGTCCGTCTTGCTAAATCCGTATTGATGGCGGCCATGGCGTTCTTCTTCACGCTGGTGGTCTTCAATAACATCACTGACTTCCAATCGAATTACCAGTTCGTGCATCACGTGCTGGACATGGACACCACCTTTCCTGGCAACAAAGGCATGTGGCGTGCGCTGCATCCGGTGTGGACGCACTTGCTCTTCTACCTCGGCATCATCGCGTATGAAGGGCTGAACATGGTGCTGTGCTGGTGGGCCGCTGTTGCAATGTTCTGGGCACGCAATGCCACACCGCAGGTCTTCACTCAGACAAAGACCTTGGGTGTCGTAGCGCTTACCGCGGGAATTTTGCTATGGCTGGTAGCGTTTCTGGAAGTGGGTGCAGAGTGGTTCCTGATGTGGCAATCAAAAATATGGAATGGTCAGGAAGCTGCGTTCCGCATGGTCGCCATTGAAGGGATCCTGCTAATCGTCCTTTTGCTACCGGAAGATCGTTAAGCGCCAAAAATCGGCAACTACTCAATGCCGTAGAACTTCTCGCCCATACGAATCGGCTCGCGTCCGTTGGAGATGCGTACCAGGTTCGTATCGCGCAGCGAGTAAGCGCAGCCGCAGTATTCCTGCTGATAGAAATTTTCACGCTTGCTGATTTCAATCATGCGCGATGCACCGCCACCTTTACGCCAGTTGTACTCCCAGTACTGCAACTCGTCATAGCGTGAAGCGGCCTTCACGCCTGCTCCCGTCACCTGATTAAAGTCTTTCCAACGCGAGATTCCAAGCGAACTGCTGATGATGTCAAAGCCGTTCTCAGCCGCGTACAGAGCAGTGCGTTCAAAACGCATCTCGAAGCATTCTGTACAGCGAATGCCACGCTCCGGCTCGTTCTCCATACCCTTCACGCGCGCGAACCAGTTATCCATGTCGTAGTCGGCATCAATGAAGGGAATATCCATCTTCTTGCAGAAGTCGACATTCTCTTCCTTGCGCAACTCATACTCGCGCCGCGGATGGATGTTGGGGTTGTAGAAAAACAGCGAGAAGCGGATGCCCGATTCGACCATTGCTTCCATCACTTCACCGGAACACGGCGCGCAGCACGAGTGCAGAAGAAGATTGCTCTTCCCCACCGGCAGTTCGAGTTTGATGCGCTCCTGCATACTGCTCCTGTTCCGATCAAGACTTCGCTCAAATCGCGGCGAAAAGCCTGCTTCTAGGATACCGAATCACCCGCCAATTCGCTTGTTTCCTCTCACGCGCGCAGATGCGCGACAATAGATTCATGCCGACAGAGCCGCTGATCACCCTCGCCGACATCCACGCCGCACGCGAACGCATTGCCGGAACCTGTGTCCGCACAGGCCTTTACCGGCTTGATCCCGAACGCATGGCCGCAGCAGGATTCGACATTCCATTGCACAGCGAAATCTGGTTGAAGGCAGAGAACGAGCAGCCCATCGGCAGCTTCAAACTGCGCGGCGCTTACAACAAGGTTGCATCTCTTACCGACGAGGAGCGCAGCCGCGGCGTTATCACGTACAGCAGCGGCAACCACGCGCAGGGTGTGGCCTATGCAGGCCGTGCAATGGGTGCAAAGGCCGTCATCGTCATGCCGGAATCCGCGCCCATCAACAAGCGCGAAGCCACCATTGCTCTAGGTGGTGAAGTCGTCCTCGTCGGCCCTGCCAGCAGCGAGCGCAAAGAGAAGGCCGAGGAACTCGTCGCAGAACATGGCTACGTGATGGTGCCGCCGTACGACGATCCGTACATCATCGCGGGACAAGCCACCTGCGGACTCGAAATCGCCGAACAGGCTGCCGATGCCGACCTGATTCTTTCGCCCGTTAGCGGTGGAGGCCTTCTCAGCGGCGTAGCTTCCGGCATTAAGCTCTCCGGCAGCAACGCGAAGGTCTGGGGATGCGAACCGGAACTGGCTGGTGACGCTACCGAAAGCTTCTACAAGAAAGAACTCATCGAGTGGCCCGGCAGCAAAACTACCCGCACCATTGCCGACGGCCTGCGCACGCAAAGCCTGGGTGAGCGCAACTTCCAGCACATTTTGAAGTTCGTCGATGGCATTACAACCGTCACGGAAGAGGAAATCCTGGAAGCCACGCGCGTCCTGCTGCTGGCCACCGATATCGTTCCGGAACCGAGCGGAGCGGTCACGCTCGCCGCAGCGTTGTTCCACAGCGATCGTCTGCCGGAAGCAAAGAAGATCGTCGTAGTAGTCAGCGGCGGTAACATTGACCCGTCGTTGAAACAAGAACTACTGACCGCCAAAGCATAATCGTCGTCTAAGAAAACATATGCGCAAGCTTGCCGCTGTTCTCTGCCTCGCTCTTCCGACTGTCGCCATGGCGCAGAAACAAGTTGCGCCTGACGCCCGGCGCGGCGTCGTTCTGCACACTGCGGACGTCTACGTTGCACCCGACGGCAACTCGCAGCGCGTCAGCACCGTTACGCCGGGGCACGAGATCGTGGTGAATGAAAAGAGCGGCCCCTGGGCGTCAATCTTTGCGAACACCGACATTCAGGAGCGCTCCGAGGCTGAGGACGAGCCAGAATTCTCGACCGACGAAGGCAGCATCCCACGTTCTGGCTGGATCAAGGACAAAGGAATCGTCACCTCCGCCACACCCAACGGCGACAAGCTGATTTACGGCGCAGCCGCCACATGGGAAGCCGCCGCCAGCGAACCACACGCGCCAAAAACCGCTGTAGGTTCGGCTTACCTGCTCTATCGCCGCGTCTACGAATACTTCCCTTCGTCGCCGCTGGCCCCCGAAGCGCAATGGCGCTCCGCCGACGTCCGCTGGCAGGAAGCAAAATTTGACGCCTCAACCCTGCCCTCGTGGAAAGACCCCGATCCGAACATGCGCCCTAAGCTCTACCAGAAGGATTTGGAGCGCATCGTGAAGACCGGCACCGGCAAATATCCCGCACTGGCCGCATTCGATCTACTGGACATCAAGGTATGCGGCGACTGGCAGGGCCTGACCAAATGCCCGGAACGCGAGACCGAACTGTACATGAAATACGCTGACGCCTTCCCCAACGGCCCGAAGACCGCCGAGGCGCTCTGGGACGCTGCCTATCGCCAGGGCGTGCTGGTAACCATGTACGCCGCGGAGGAGAACAAGAAGAAAGCAGACGTCGCCACACAGCGCGTACACCAGCTTCGTGACCGCATGGTGCAGAACTTCCCCAACAGCGACTACACGCTTCGAGCCATCAGTCTGGTATACAGGGTGGAGCAGGGCATTGCGATTTACGGCAGTGACCGCGACTAATCCGCTGGTGAAGGCCCTTTGAACGCATACATTCTTTCCGTCATCCTTGGCATCGTCGAAGGCCTTACCGAGTTTCTGCCGGTCAGTTCCACGGCCCATTTACGAATCACCGAAGCACTGCTGCACATCCCGCTGGCCGACCCGTTCTGGAAGATGTACACCATCGTCATCCAGCTGGGAGCCATTCTGGCACTCCTGCTCTTCTTCCTGCTGCGCATCGTGCGTTATTTCCGCACCTTCCCGCAGGGCGAACGCGGCGACAAAACCTGGCTGACGCACCCCATCTCGCTCACGCTCATCGCCTTCGTCTGCACTGCCGTTCCGGCGAAGCTCCTGACGAAGAAGATTGGCGAGAACCTTGAGAACATGACGGTCATCGCGCTGGCGCTGCTCATTGGCGGCATCATCATGTGGGCCGTGGATTTCTGGGCGTCACGTCGCGAACCCTCCACCACGCACGTGGAAGACATGAGTCTGCCGCAGGCAATCTGGATTGGCCTTTGCCAGGTGCTGTCCGCTGTCGTGCCGGGCACGTCGCGCTCCATGAGCACCATCGCCGCGGGTCAGATCGCAGGCATGGATCGCCCTGCCGCACTGGAGTTCTCGTTCCTGCTCTCAATCCCCACCATGATCGCCGCCACTGGCTATTCCCTGCTGAAGGCCGTCCACCCCAGCGCCAAGGACATCGCCGCACAAGGTGCTGAGGCTCTCACGCCGCTCGTAATGGGACCGGAACGCTGGATCGTCCTCATCATTGGCATGGCCGTGTCATTTGTGGTGGCTTATGTGGTGGTGGCGTGGTTCCTGTCATGGGTACGCACACGCGGCTTCGGCATCTTCGCCGCATATCGAATCATCATTGGCGCAGTCATTCTCTACTGGCTCCACGCTCACCCCGGCGTGCTCCTGTAGACGCACCAACGCTCTAAACAGAAATGCCCTGAACGTAAGGCTTACGTTCAGGGCATTTTCTGTTTTGTTCTTGTGAACGACTATCGCCCGCGAAGCCGATTCAGATCCCTGCGATCCCGTTTCGTAGGCCGCTCGGAACGATCCATCTCAAACCACGGGTTCATCTTCCGCGCTTCTTGTTCTTTCTTCCGGGCGGCTACACTTTCTTCCGTCTCGCGATAGAGGGCCTGTGCCGCCGCGGCTGGTCCACGAACATCGCTCAGCGCCAGCACATCCACTGTGAAGATTCCGCCGTCGTTGGTAATGCGGAGCACGTCGCCTGCTTTGATTTCGCGGGCAGGCTTCACCGGCTGATCGCGCAGCTTAATCCTGCCTAGCTCGCAAGCTTTCACCGCCAGCGCACGTGTTTTGAAGAAGCGCGCCGCCCACAACCATTTGTCCAGCCGAACCGAATCCATCTGCTCTCCATCTTGCCCTTACAGGAGCGGAATTAGCAAAGATTCAGGCCACGACGCTCTTCAAAGGAAGGACCTGCGCCATGTCCAACGGCTGCGGTGACTGCTCCAGAAACTGGATTCCCACATACATCAGCACAATGCCCGCTGGACCGCGCCTCAGGGGCAAATGCTGGCTGCAGAGACATCGCTGCGCCAACGCGCGATGGCTGTCGCGGGTCAGTTCCAGGCCGCTGCTCAACAGCGCGCCATAGATATCGGGCAGCGACGCGGCTTGCGACTCCATCACCAGCTCAAGCGAGTTGGCATCCAGCGTTTTACGATCCAGAACCCACCCGCCGGCGTGGTCAATCGACACGCCCAACTCCGGCAGCAGCGCGTTTCGCTCCAGGTAAGTGAAGCCGCGCAGTCGTAGTCCGGGTTGTCTTGCAGGATCGTTCACAACAAGCATATCGGCCTGCACACCATCCCCGTGATGGCCCGCACTGCCCTGTTGCAGAACAGTTTGCCTCTATCGCAA
Coding sequences:
- a CDS encoding ribonuclease J, which produces MGNETLKVIPLGGLGEFGMNCMAIQWKDDIIVIDAGLMFPEDDLLGVDIVVPDITFLLENREKVRGIVLTHGHEDHIGGLPRILSQLNVPVYGTEFTLTYVEGKLEEHKLLDDADLIEMLPGESFVLGPFKISPIRVTHSLVDCVALAIRTPVGTIVHTGDFKIDLSSPDGKPFDLHSFAELGKEGVLLLLQDSTNCDRPGYTPGELAVKPRLDEIFARTEKRLFFSCFSSSIHRIKLAMELAHKHGRKVALIGRSMDNSTEIAMDLGYIDPPQGLLIHSGQIKELPPEQVCVLISGTQGEPMSALSRAAVDNHKHARIEPGDTVLFSSRVIPGNEKPIYNVIDHLYRRKAKVIHDDGKSGLIHVSGHASQEELRLMINLLRPKFFVPVHGDYRHLTQHVEIAVGTGIPEKAMLIEDGEVLELTGTSIEKTGKVASGRILIDSGSTADVVEDIIIRDRRHLSEAGLVLAIITIDKMTGKQAGPPEIVTRGFAVNEEGIMSDARNIIGRTLEESSAEEKRDWILIKEKIRADLKRYIQKNTQRRPMIMPVILEI
- a CDS encoding sulfatase-like hydrolase/transferase, encoding MNFDQGKLSRRKFLRNTAASAAALATAQAAHAAPKPTSKKKPNILWIMSDEHNYAITGAYGNTLIQTPHIDWLAAKGITFDTHYCNSPLCVPSRASLTAGKYASRVDAWGLTSELPDANMPTLPRVLNAAGYKSYLCGKQHYDYTRRYGFIEWGGNFNNNYKTGEGHRDAATHLTQASLSDRFESFHPGDDSSIMNHDQKVTAGTLDFFAQHKDADEPWFLFVGYLAPHFPLTVPQQYFDRYKDKVPMPEIPEGYLDSLPLNYKVQRAGFQELGVPDAVVKQGRECYYGLTNWVDDEIGKVLAALEAHPHIAENTIIVYSSDHGENLGEHGMWWKNNMFETAARVPLIVSYPRRWKGGQRRKGASSHLDLVQTLIEVGGGTAPKDWNGTSMLSWMDNSTHKWKDTAVSEYWAQFTSSGYAMIRQGDWKYVYHCVIDAQHLDEHELYFLPDDPKELHNLASLPEHKQRIANMHKVLVAELGQDPNQIEQRSRKQLAEGYHRTDPKPNPKAGEAG
- a CDS encoding DUF2165 family protein; this translates as MHFTTTVRLAKSVLMAAMAFFFTLVVFNNITDFQSNYQFVHHVLDMDTTFPGNKGMWRALHPVWTHLLFYLGIIAYEGLNMVLCWWAAVAMFWARNATPQVFTQTKTLGVVALTAGILLWLVAFLEVGAEWFLMWQSKIWNGQEAAFRMVAIEGILLIVLLLPEDR
- a CDS encoding epoxyqueuosine reductase QueH; this translates as MQERIKLELPVGKSNLLLHSCCAPCSGEVMEAMVESGIRFSLFFYNPNIHPRREYELRKEENVDFCKKMDIPFIDADYDMDNWFARVKGMENEPERGIRCTECFEMRFERTALYAAENGFDIISSSLGISRWKDFNQVTGAGVKAASRYDELQYWEYNWRKGGGASRMIEISKRENFYQQEYCGCAYSLRDTNLVRISNGREPIRMGEKFYGIE
- a CDS encoding threonine/serine dehydratase, with translation MPTEPLITLADIHAARERIAGTCVRTGLYRLDPERMAAAGFDIPLHSEIWLKAENEQPIGSFKLRGAYNKVASLTDEERSRGVITYSSGNHAQGVAYAGRAMGAKAVIVMPESAPINKREATIALGGEVVLVGPASSERKEKAEELVAEHGYVMVPPYDDPYIIAGQATCGLEIAEQAADADLILSPVSGGGLLSGVASGIKLSGSNAKVWGCEPELAGDATESFYKKELIEWPGSKTTRTIADGLRTQSLGERNFQHILKFVDGITTVTEEEILEATRVLLLATDIVPEPSGAVTLAAALFHSDRLPEAKKIVVVVSGGNIDPSLKQELLTAKA
- a CDS encoding undecaprenyl-diphosphate phosphatase, with product MNAYILSVILGIVEGLTEFLPVSSTAHLRITEALLHIPLADPFWKMYTIVIQLGAILALLLFFLLRIVRYFRTFPQGERGDKTWLTHPISLTLIAFVCTAVPAKLLTKKIGENLENMTVIALALLIGGIIMWAVDFWASRREPSTTHVEDMSLPQAIWIGLCQVLSAVVPGTSRSMSTIAAGQIAGMDRPAALEFSFLLSIPTMIAATGYSLLKAVHPSAKDIAAQGAEALTPLVMGPERWIVLIIGMAVSFVVAYVVVAWFLSWVRTRGFGIFAAYRIIIGAVILYWLHAHPGVLL
- a CDS encoding RNA-binding S4 domain-containing protein, with product MDSVRLDKWLWAARFFKTRALAVKACELGRIKLRDQPVKPAREIKAGDVLRITNDGGIFTVDVLALSDVRGPAAAAQALYRETEESVAARKKEQEARKMNPWFEMDRSERPTKRDRRDLNRLRGR